In one window of Macadamia integrifolia cultivar HAES 741 chromosome 2, SCU_Mint_v3, whole genome shotgun sequence DNA:
- the LOC122059106 gene encoding uncharacterized protein At5g39865-like, whose amino-acid sequence MGCISSTLFNHDDEFSQFGRPGLGHHIVSLTSTTYGLLTLDPPPPLSPSPNNDDLHLNAPIPPRFALDTLFPNPLPEPSSLRSQPEVINSWELMAGLDTAESSRSSPSPTPPSIPSPSLFSLLHTVSELDSPMPRPSKPFSFKHHLIDTNKENSNPNRHLSTAAAAATAAPDPDPGNVFCKYSLDGFERRCPPNGESKVVVYTTTLRCVRRTFEACNAVRAALEGLGVLINERDVSMDRGFREELRELMNGKDCTASVLPRVFVKGRYVGGAEEVLRIHEEGCLGQLLEGLPMAARVGDQCEGCGGVRFLPCFGCSGSCKVVMVVNEEHTQPRGEQEREVVVRCPDCNENGLVLCPICS is encoded by the coding sequence ATGGGTTGCATTTCTTCCACTCTGTTCAATCACGACGATGAGTTTTCCCAGTTTGGCAGGCCTGGGCTGGGTCACCACATCGTGTCTCTGACTTCCACCACCTATGGCCTACTCACCCTCGACCCACCACCACCTTTATCGCCATCTCCCAACAACGATGATCTCCACCTTAACGCACCCATCCCACCGAGGTTCGCCCTCGATACTCTCTTCCCAAACCCTCTCCCAGAACCCAGTTCCCTTCGCTCCCAACCGGAGGTTATCAACTCTTGGGAGCTTATGGCTGGCCTCGACACCGCCGAGAGCTCCcgttcctctccttctcctacCCCACCTTCCATACCTTCCccttcccttttctctctcctccacaccGTCTCCGAGCTCGATTCCCCGATGCCCAGGCCTTCCAAACCCTTCTCCTTCAAACATCACCTCATAGACACcaacaaagaaaactcaaaccCTAATCGACACCTCAGCACCGCCGCCGCAGCCGCCACCGCCGCCCCCGATCCCGACCCAGGCAATGTTTTCTGCAAATACTCGCTGGATGGGTTCGAGAGGCGATGTCCGCCCAACGGCGAATCCAAAGTGGTCGTTTACACGACGACGTTAAGATGTGTTCGCCGGACTTTCGAGGCTTGTAACGCCGTTAGGGCAGCGCTCGAAGGACTTGGGGTGTTGATAAACGAGAGGGATGTGTCCATGGATCGTGGATTCAGGGAAGAGTTGAGGGAGTTAATGAATGGAAAGGATTGTACTGCCTCTGTTCTTCCCAGGGTTTTCGTTAAGGGAAGGTATGTTGGAGGAGCCGAAGAAGTTCTGAGAATACACGAAGAGGGTTGTTTGGGTCAGCTCCTTGAAGGTTTGCCGATGGCCGCCAGAGTTGGAGATCAATGTGAGGGATGTGGTGGTGTGAGATTCTTGCCCTGTTTCGGTTGCAGCGGCAGCTGCAAAGTTGTAATGGTGGTGAACGAGGAACACACTCAACCACGAGGAGAACAAGAGAGGGAAGTGGTGGTGAGATGCCCAGATTGCAATGAGAATGGTCTGGTTCTCTGTCCCATCTGTAGCTAA